In Leptospira langatensis, a single window of DNA contains:
- a CDS encoding ferredoxin: MADKNDKVPENVPGKYYIDNSCVPCNDCLEEAPTLLKYTDDESKVYFHKQPASPEEVIAARKAKEICPVEAIGDDGE; encoded by the coding sequence ATGGCAGATAAGAACGACAAGGTTCCGGAAAACGTACCGGGAAAATATTATATCGATAATAGCTGCGTTCCTTGTAACGATTGCTTGGAAGAGGCTCCTACGCTTCTGAAATATACCGACGACGAGTCCAAGGTTTACTTTCATAAACAACCTGCTTCCCCTGAAGAAGTGATAGCAGCTCGTAAGGCCAAGGAAATCTGTCCGGTAGAAGCAATAGGCGACGACGGAGAGTAA
- a CDS encoding DUF2905 domain-containing protein, with product MEPLGKTFLWIGALFLLLGVFFVFGSKIPFISSLGNLPGDFKIEKENFRFYFPFATSILISVGLSLLLYIWNRLVH from the coding sequence ATGGAACCGCTTGGCAAAACATTCCTCTGGATCGGCGCCCTCTTCTTATTGCTTGGAGTCTTTTTCGTATTCGGCTCCAAGATCCCGTTTATCTCTTCTCTCGGAAATTTACCCGGAGATTTCAAGATCGAAAAGGAAAACTTCAGGTTCTATTTTCCATTCGCTACTTCCATACTGATCAGCGTGGGACTTTCCCTTCTCCTTTATATTTGGAATCGACTAGTTCATTAA
- a CDS encoding FAD-dependent oxidoreductase: protein MSGKIFEWKNLGESKEIRTEVLVIGTGCGGATIAYELAKAGKKVTLIEEGGYYHTGTFDNHELNMAGKVSAERNMGTTADGTINIVYGKNVGGASVHYWADSYRTPKDRLELWKDKFGVQGHGPEDLEPFWKELDETLNVHPAKEENFNRMSQLVRKASKELGWEGSPVPQARKNCQKSGHCMQGCMFGAKQSQLITHIPLAIALGADLYADTKALELEMEGDRVVGLLAAVIDRPSQKESEVRLNFKADIVVVAAGGFGSSTFLLRNGFKKKLPALGEFLAINPSPFVHALYKEPIIQWRNIPSAYGVEEFRLARFNAGTYKEGGYLLMANQLQPGAIGALVPGFGKEHFDVMKELPRLGGTIGWIDDPDSELGRIEIKSGGKREVQYEFGPLTKEILKDCIRKQVLLNFQAGAEKVILPDLKRTTLNKVQEISAVDSLPLSPASMAMAAPHPAGGCRMGLDPKNSVVDWKHKVHGISNLFVSDSSVFPTAVSVDPSYTIMAFSKRAAQFISEKKA, encoded by the coding sequence ATGTCGGGTAAGATCTTCGAATGGAAGAACCTAGGAGAATCCAAGGAGATCCGCACTGAAGTCCTTGTGATCGGAACCGGATGCGGAGGAGCTACTATAGCGTACGAACTTGCAAAGGCAGGCAAGAAGGTAACTCTTATCGAGGAAGGCGGTTATTATCATACGGGAACCTTTGATAACCATGAATTAAATATGGCGGGGAAGGTTTCCGCAGAGAGGAATATGGGCACCACCGCAGATGGTACGATCAATATCGTCTATGGAAAGAATGTGGGCGGAGCCTCTGTGCATTATTGGGCGGACAGCTATCGAACGCCTAAAGACAGATTGGAATTATGGAAGGATAAATTCGGGGTCCAAGGCCATGGCCCGGAGGATCTAGAACCTTTTTGGAAAGAGTTAGACGAAACACTGAATGTCCATCCAGCTAAGGAAGAGAACTTCAATCGGATGAGCCAATTGGTCCGAAAGGCTTCCAAGGAATTGGGATGGGAAGGAAGTCCGGTCCCGCAGGCTAGAAAGAATTGCCAGAAGTCCGGACATTGTATGCAGGGTTGTATGTTCGGAGCCAAACAAAGCCAACTGATCACTCATATTCCCCTGGCGATCGCATTAGGAGCGGATCTTTATGCGGATACCAAAGCACTCGAACTAGAGATGGAAGGCGATCGAGTAGTGGGACTCCTAGCTGCAGTGATCGATCGACCTTCTCAAAAAGAATCGGAAGTTCGCCTGAACTTTAAGGCGGATATAGTCGTAGTCGCAGCAGGAGGATTCGGAAGCTCTACCTTCCTTCTTCGCAATGGGTTCAAGAAAAAGTTACCTGCATTAGGGGAATTCCTGGCGATCAACCCTTCTCCTTTCGTTCACGCATTGTACAAGGAACCGATCATACAATGGAGAAATATTCCCTCCGCATACGGAGTAGAAGAATTCCGATTAGCGCGCTTCAATGCAGGAACCTACAAGGAAGGCGGTTATCTTTTGATGGCCAATCAACTCCAACCAGGAGCGATAGGCGCTCTTGTGCCAGGTTTCGGAAAGGAACATTTCGATGTTATGAAGGAACTCCCACGTCTAGGCGGGACCATTGGCTGGATAGACGATCCCGATTCGGAACTCGGAAGAATAGAGATCAAGTCCGGAGGAAAAAGAGAGGTCCAATACGAGTTCGGACCGCTTACTAAAGAGATCCTAAAAGATTGCATTCGCAAACAAGTGCTCCTGAATTTCCAAGCCGGAGCGGAGAAGGTCATCCTTCCCGACTTGAAACGGACCACATTGAATAAGGTACAAGAAATTTCCGCAGTAGACTCGCTTCCTTTGAGTCCCGCTTCTATGGCAATGGCAGCTCCTCATCCTGCAGGAGGTTGTAGAATGGGACTGGATCCCAAGAATTCAGTCGTGGATTGGAAACATAAGGTGCATGGGATCTCGAACCTATTCGTAAGCGATTCCAGCGTTTTTCCAACGGCGGTTTCTGTGGATCCAAGCTATACGATCATGGCATTCTCGAAACGGGCGGCTCAGTTCATCTCGGAAAAGAAAGCCTAA
- a CDS encoding pyridoxal phosphate-dependent aminotransferase has product MIGPEEFPLFSQRFEFHSGENELYFLVKQYKEKEENWIDLTLSNPTKARLVYPSEAILHSLSKPGGIEYDPNPKGILSARETVSLYYRERGLDLLAEDLFLVSSSSEAYSYLIKLLCDPGDQLLIPSPGYPLFEFVSMMDSVDFDSYQLEEGSDWKINFSDLESKITSKTKIVFVVSPNNPTGNILSPEEFEKLKALAKKKKFAIVIDEVFIDYVEDPSLPRIDPSHSDVPIFTVNGISKILALPQMKLSWIHVSGQADWKSECKERLEIIADTYLSVGTPIQLALPELFQWRKMIQGQVQRRIQRNLQIIESQINGMRETEVAGVPGSQKDLPKIRIQNPQGGWYSILRSDLWKEEEEFCLQLLKEEKVLIHSGPMFGFTEGSGFLVLSLILENDVLEEGLNRLIRFANRYK; this is encoded by the coding sequence ATGATAGGTCCGGAAGAATTTCCCCTCTTTAGCCAAAGATTCGAATTTCACTCCGGAGAGAACGAACTCTATTTTCTAGTAAAGCAATACAAAGAGAAGGAAGAGAATTGGATCGATCTGACTCTCTCCAACCCGACAAAGGCAAGATTGGTCTACCCTTCCGAGGCAATCCTACATTCCTTAAGCAAGCCCGGGGGAATAGAATACGATCCTAATCCGAAAGGGATCCTTTCCGCAAGAGAAACGGTTTCTCTCTACTATAGAGAGAGGGGATTGGATCTTTTGGCCGAGGATCTGTTCTTAGTTTCTTCTTCTTCGGAAGCGTATTCATATTTGATCAAATTGCTTTGTGATCCGGGAGACCAGTTGCTCATCCCCAGTCCCGGATATCCATTATTCGAATTCGTTTCAATGATGGACTCAGTCGATTTCGATTCTTACCAATTGGAAGAAGGTTCCGATTGGAAAATCAACTTCTCCGACCTGGAATCCAAGATTACCTCCAAGACAAAGATCGTATTCGTAGTCTCTCCGAATAATCCGACAGGAAATATTCTTAGCCCGGAAGAATTCGAAAAACTCAAAGCTCTAGCAAAAAAGAAGAAGTTTGCGATCGTGATCGACGAGGTATTCATCGATTACGTTGAGGATCCTTCTTTGCCACGGATCGATCCTAGTCATTCCGATGTTCCGATCTTTACTGTAAATGGGATCTCTAAGATACTTGCCCTTCCTCAAATGAAACTCTCTTGGATCCATGTATCCGGGCAAGCCGATTGGAAATCCGAATGCAAAGAAAGATTAGAGATCATCGCAGATACCTATCTCTCCGTAGGAACTCCGATCCAACTAGCTCTTCCTGAATTATTTCAATGGAGAAAGATGATCCAAGGTCAGGTCCAGAGAAGGATCCAAAGAAACCTGCAAATTATAGAATCACAAATAAACGGAATGAGAGAAACAGAGGTCGCTGGAGTACCCGGATCCCAAAAAGATCTTCCTAAGATCCGGATCCAAAACCCGCAAGGTGGTTGGTATTCTATCTTACGATCGGACCTCTGGAAAGAAGAGGAAGAGTTCTGTTTACAACTTCTAAAAGAAGAAAAAGTTCTCATCCATTCCGGTCCCATGTTTGGCTTTACAGAAGGCTCCGGTTTCCTCGTTCTTAGTTTGATCCTAGAAAACGATGTATTAGAAGAAGGCTTAAACCGACTGATCCGTTTTGCGAATCGGTATAAATAA
- a CDS encoding response regulator produces the protein MNLLSKKQKLLLVDDDAIFVEIAKRTIEKTGAVESLKVFPDGEGAITFLKEHKSEPDLIPDFIFLDINMPFMDGWQFLDEYANFVNSLTKKPVIYMVSSSVDDSDLRRAKEIPLVTDYIIKPVSLDSFKKILNHEAI, from the coding sequence ATGAATTTACTATCTAAAAAACAGAAACTTTTGCTTGTGGATGACGATGCAATCTTCGTTGAGATTGCCAAAAGAACGATAGAGAAAACCGGTGCAGTCGAGAGCCTGAAAGTATTCCCGGACGGAGAGGGAGCGATCACTTTCTTAAAGGAACATAAGAGCGAGCCCGATCTTATCCCTGATTTTATTTTCCTGGATATCAATATGCCTTTCATGGACGGTTGGCAATTCCTGGATGAATATGCGAACTTTGTGAATTCGCTGACCAAAAAGCCTGTGATCTATATGGTGAGTTCTTCTGTGGACGATTCGGATCTGCGTAGAGCCAAAGAGATCCCTCTCGTTACGGATTATATCATTAAGCCTGTCTCTTTGGATTCGTTTAAGAAAATCCTAAATCACGAAGCTATCTAA
- the moaCB gene encoding bifunctional molybdenum cofactor biosynthesis protein MoaC/MoaB gives MNDITGKKTTLRTAQAEGFVFCQPETLRRIQENDLPKGDLFGVAKAAALLGSKKTSELIPHCHPVSIDGFQVEFEVLEGKNAVRIQTTAKSIGKTGIEMEALTGVSVAALVIYDLLKPVDKELSISDIKLLEKKGGKTDSQITKFAAGSKAGILVCSDSAFEGKREDGSGKTILELLNEHGVETLQYNVVPDEPEAIRKNILEWTKLGLDLIVTTGGTGLGPRDNTVDTIREILDQEIPGIAEAMRSFGQDRTPFAMLSRSLAGRIGKTLIVCVPGSTNGAKESMQAILPAIFHAKKMMRGEGH, from the coding sequence ATGAACGATATTACTGGAAAGAAGACGACACTTCGCACTGCTCAGGCGGAAGGATTCGTTTTCTGCCAACCGGAAACCTTAAGGCGGATCCAAGAAAACGACCTGCCTAAAGGAGATCTATTCGGAGTTGCTAAGGCCGCGGCCCTACTCGGTTCCAAAAAGACTTCGGAACTCATTCCTCATTGTCATCCGGTTTCTATAGATGGATTCCAGGTGGAATTTGAGGTCTTAGAAGGGAAAAATGCGGTACGGATCCAGACCACCGCTAAATCCATCGGAAAGACCGGGATCGAAATGGAGGCCCTTACTGGGGTTTCCGTAGCTGCATTAGTAATTTATGATCTACTGAAGCCTGTAGATAAGGAACTCTCTATCTCTGACATCAAGCTACTGGAGAAGAAGGGAGGAAAAACCGACTCTCAGATCACCAAGTTTGCCGCAGGATCCAAGGCAGGCATCCTGGTCTGCTCCGATTCCGCTTTCGAAGGCAAAAGAGAAGATGGATCCGGAAAAACAATATTAGAACTTTTGAATGAACACGGAGTGGAAACTCTTCAGTACAATGTGGTTCCGGACGAACCGGAGGCGATCCGCAAGAATATCCTAGAATGGACCAAGCTAGGATTGGATCTGATCGTAACTACGGGCGGGACCGGCTTAGGTCCGAGAGACAATACCGTAGATACGATCCGGGAGATCTTGGACCAAGAAATTCCAGGGATCGCAGAAGCGATGCGCTCCTTCGGCCAAGACAGGACTCCTTTTGCCATGCTTTCTCGCTCTCTTGCGGGCAGGATCGGAAAGACATTGATCGTCTGCGTACCAGGTAGCACGAACGGGGCAAAGGAGAGTATGCAGGCAATTCTCCCTGCTATTTTTCATGCAAAGAAGATGATGAGAGGAGAAGGTCATTGA
- a CDS encoding NADP-dependent isocitrate dehydrogenase, which yields MTAKKKIAVAKGDGIGPEIMDSTLRILEAAGAKIEPVFIDIGEQVYKKGHSAGIEPSSWDILRETKVFFKAPITTPQGGGYKSLNVTVRTTLGLFANVRPCISLYPYVDTKHPKLDVVIVRENEEDLYTGIEHKQTSDTVQCLKLISRPGSEKIIRYAFEYAKAYGRKKVTAMVKDNIMKQSDGLFHEVFKEIAKDYPDLEAASEIIDIGAAHLAERPQTYDVVVTLNLYGDIISDIVAQVAGSVGMAGSANIGEVVSMFEAIHGSAPDIAGKNIANPSGLLNAAVMMLVHLGQPDIAAKVQNAWLLTIEEGIHTGDIFKAGVSRIKVGTKEFADAVIGNLGHLPEKFKPVSFGKAKAIHIPEYKRVALQKELVGVDVFLDWAPGSPDELGKKLSAIAGDLKLRMITNRGVKVFPDGAPETFLTDHWRCRFVSSNTVDGDVGNNYAPIQAEQVAKLLLRVAEAGLDSVQTENLYKFEGKRAFSLGGGE from the coding sequence ATGACAGCCAAAAAGAAAATCGCAGTAGCCAAAGGGGACGGGATCGGACCTGAAATTATGGACTCTACTCTGCGAATTCTGGAAGCCGCCGGCGCAAAGATCGAACCAGTCTTCATCGATATCGGAGAACAAGTTTATAAGAAGGGCCATAGTGCGGGAATAGAACCTTCTTCCTGGGACATATTAAGAGAAACGAAAGTATTCTTTAAGGCCCCGATCACTACTCCTCAAGGTGGAGGTTACAAAAGTCTAAACGTAACCGTCAGGACCACTCTCGGACTGTTCGCAAATGTTCGCCCTTGTATTTCTCTTTATCCGTATGTGGATACCAAGCATCCGAAGTTAGATGTGGTGATCGTAAGAGAGAATGAAGAAGATCTGTATACCGGAATAGAGCACAAGCAAACCTCTGATACGGTCCAATGCTTGAAGTTGATCTCTCGTCCTGGCTCCGAGAAGATCATCCGTTATGCATTCGAATATGCTAAGGCCTACGGCAGGAAGAAAGTCACCGCCATGGTCAAAGACAATATCATGAAACAATCCGACGGGCTCTTCCATGAGGTCTTTAAGGAAATCGCAAAAGATTATCCGGACTTAGAAGCTGCTAGTGAGATCATCGATATTGGTGCCGCTCACTTAGCGGAAAGGCCTCAGACTTATGACGTAGTAGTGACCCTGAATCTGTATGGGGATATCATCTCTGATATAGTGGCACAAGTAGCCGGCTCTGTTGGAATGGCAGGTTCCGCAAATATCGGAGAAGTAGTTTCCATGTTCGAAGCGATCCACGGATCCGCTCCTGATATAGCTGGAAAGAATATTGCAAATCCAAGCGGGCTTTTGAACGCCGCGGTCATGATGTTGGTCCATTTAGGACAACCCGATATTGCTGCCAAAGTACAGAACGCATGGCTTCTTACGATCGAAGAAGGGATCCATACCGGAGATATTTTCAAAGCAGGAGTCAGTCGCATTAAGGTCGGAACCAAGGAATTTGCGGATGCAGTCATTGGGAACCTAGGACATTTACCTGAAAAATTCAAACCTGTTTCTTTCGGAAAAGCAAAAGCGATCCATATTCCGGAATACAAACGAGTGGCCTTGCAAAAGGAACTAGTCGGAGTAGATGTCTTCTTGGATTGGGCTCCTGGTTCTCCCGATGAGTTAGGAAAGAAGTTAAGTGCGATCGCAGGAGATTTGAAACTCAGAATGATCACGAATCGCGGAGTAAAAGTATTCCCGGACGGAGCGCCTGAAACCTTCCTAACAGATCATTGGAGATGCAGGTTTGTAAGCTCGAACACAGTAGACGGGGATGTAGGAAATAATTACGCCCCTATCCAAGCAGAACAAGTGGCTAAACTTTTATTGAGAGTCGCGGAGGCTGGGTTAGACAGTGTGCAAACGGAAAATCTGTACAAGTTCGAAGGCAAGAGAGCCTTTTCTTTGGGTGGCGGAGAATAA
- a CDS encoding PAS domain-containing sensor histidine kinase: protein MDQIPQQEEIRLSSGTDLYKILVEKSRELICLHDKEGIYLYINPALEELTGFKPEELLGRSPYEFIHPEDRERIRLESHEPAKSGQPTIATQYRFLKKDGNYVWFQTLTQPVENEKGEIAYLNTASRDVTSQVQLTENLQQEKKFSSLMAELAKVGAWESNVEDGTIYWSSEIYRILERDPSLGIDRETVYQKYSYPEDRERLREQNLRCYQQGESYSVEHRMLTESGRVIWVRTQGKPTYSGGRIVGVYGAMQDITLSKLVEEEIRLSEKKFSEAFHSSGNGIILLDKTGYFLEVNQSFAKMLGYQPEELLFKGFQDVTYHEDIHIGATAFQKMIAGEKDSAQFAKRYVHKKGHIVWVFITGVAVRKDSGELMFIVSQIQDISRKRILENILREKNARLRSIGNHLKERISQLEEFNQIVSHNMRSPIGNIGTLVKFLEESQTEEEKLEYMEYLKKTSDQLLNTLNEIVEVIKIRQSPKITSEELLFDSVFSRVRSMFFGQIVECGAEVVSDFSESPSIVYPPVYLESIFLNMLSNSLKYRSDTESPKIRFRTYWLNGNHILEVEDNGLGIDLKKHGDQIFKLHKRFHRNTDGRGVGLFMTKNQIESLGGEIQVESVPGKGTKFTIHLSRANEFTI from the coding sequence ATGGATCAGATTCCGCAACAAGAAGAAATCCGTCTCAGCTCAGGCACGGACCTGTACAAAATACTAGTAGAAAAGAGTCGGGAGTTAATCTGCCTTCATGATAAGGAAGGAATCTATCTTTATATTAATCCGGCGCTAGAAGAGCTTACTGGATTCAAGCCCGAAGAATTGTTGGGTCGTAGTCCGTACGAATTCATCCATCCTGAGGATAGAGAAAGGATCCGACTGGAGTCTCATGAACCTGCTAAGTCAGGTCAACCTACGATAGCAACTCAGTACCGTTTCTTGAAGAAGGACGGAAATTATGTGTGGTTCCAAACCCTTACTCAACCAGTAGAGAACGAAAAGGGAGAGATTGCTTATCTTAATACTGCGTCTAGGGATGTTACTTCTCAAGTGCAACTAACGGAGAACCTCCAACAGGAGAAGAAGTTTTCTTCTCTCATGGCGGAACTTGCAAAGGTGGGCGCTTGGGAATCGAATGTCGAGGATGGGACCATTTATTGGTCTTCGGAGATCTATAGGATCTTGGAAAGAGATCCTAGTCTTGGGATAGATAGAGAAACTGTTTATCAAAAATACAGTTATCCGGAAGATAGAGAGCGCTTACGAGAACAGAATCTACGCTGCTACCAACAGGGAGAATCTTATTCTGTAGAACATAGAATGCTTACGGAATCGGGAAGAGTGATCTGGGTCCGTACCCAAGGAAAACCTACGTACTCAGGTGGACGGATTGTGGGTGTCTACGGGGCTATGCAGGATATCACTCTTTCTAAATTGGTAGAAGAAGAGATCCGCCTCAGCGAGAAAAAATTTTCAGAAGCGTTCCATAGCTCAGGGAATGGGATCATTCTCTTGGACAAGACAGGCTATTTCCTAGAGGTCAATCAATCCTTTGCAAAAATGTTGGGTTATCAACCTGAAGAACTTTTGTTCAAGGGCTTTCAGGACGTTACGTATCACGAAGACATCCATATAGGCGCTACCGCATTTCAGAAGATGATTGCCGGAGAAAAGGATTCGGCACAATTCGCAAAACGATATGTGCATAAGAAAGGACATATCGTCTGGGTATTCATTACCGGGGTTGCCGTGAGAAAGGACTCCGGCGAACTGATGTTTATCGTTTCTCAGATCCAAGACATATCTCGTAAGCGAATTCTGGAAAACATTCTCAGGGAAAAGAATGCCCGTCTTAGATCCATAGGAAATCATTTAAAAGAAAGGATCTCCCAACTAGAAGAATTCAATCAGATCGTTTCTCATAATATGCGATCTCCGATCGGAAATATTGGCACGCTCGTTAAGTTCTTGGAAGAGTCCCAAACGGAAGAAGAAAAACTCGAGTACATGGAATATCTCAAGAAGACTTCCGATCAACTCTTGAACACATTGAATGAGATCGTTGAGGTGATCAAGATCCGTCAAAGCCCGAAAATAACCTCCGAGGAGCTGCTCTTCGATTCCGTATTTTCGAGAGTAAGGTCCATGTTTTTTGGACAGATCGTGGAATGTGGGGCGGAAGTGGTCTCTGATTTTTCCGAATCACCTTCTATCGTTTATCCTCCGGTATACCTGGAGAGCATTTTCTTGAACATGCTTTCAAATTCTTTAAAATATAGATCCGATACGGAAAGTCCTAAGATCCGTTTCAGGACATATTGGTTGAACGGAAATCATATTTTAGAAGTTGAGGACAACGGATTAGGAATTGACTTAAAGAAACATGGGGATCAGATATTTAAATTGCATAAGAGATTTCACCGTAACACGGACGGTAGAGGGGTCGGTCTGTTCATGACAAAGAACCAGATCGAATCCTTGGGCGGGGAGATCCAGGTGGAAAGTGTTCCTGGAAAGGGCACCAAGTTTACGATCCATTTATCGAGAGCGAATGAATTTACTATCTAA
- a CDS encoding molybdopterin molybdotransferase MoeA encodes MISFPEAIRLIESSAAESEIVSVPLEHSSGKILREKILADRDYPPFNRATMDGFALRSQGFSKDRIYSYKRELHAGESFSLEEGEETIRIMTGAPVPEGFDLVIKVEDSTDLGNSDGKRQVRFDTDKTSSFSNIAIRGEDLKNGEEILSEGTRISSSIFSLLASLGRSRIQISKLPKVRIISTGNEIVGLEETPKPWQIRDSNSYSIRSLLQKYDISPISIVRVGDDLSQLEKAVLEGLDSDILILSGGVSMGNLDLVPKVLEGNGVREIFHKVRIKPGKPIWFGMKGRQAVFGLPGNPFSVQVCFRIFVESYIRKFLCLPTESSLLLPFSGERKKKNQLTEFFPVRLEKKQTTVLTENKNNGSGDIRAGIFSDGLAVQFSEKEKVQEGELLEFYPWN; translated from the coding sequence TTGATCTCTTTCCCAGAAGCAATCCGATTGATAGAATCTTCCGCAGCCGAAAGCGAGATCGTTTCCGTTCCTCTAGAACATTCTTCCGGAAAGATCTTACGAGAGAAGATACTTGCGGATCGGGACTATCCTCCCTTTAACAGGGCCACCATGGACGGGTTTGCGCTGCGATCCCAAGGTTTTTCCAAGGACAGGATCTATTCTTATAAGAGAGAATTACATGCCGGCGAATCCTTCTCCTTAGAAGAAGGAGAAGAGACCATCCGTATTATGACCGGTGCTCCTGTTCCGGAGGGATTCGATCTTGTGATCAAGGTAGAAGATTCAACCGATCTGGGAAACTCGGATGGAAAAAGGCAAGTCCGCTTCGATACGGACAAGACTTCTTCTTTTTCGAATATAGCGATCCGAGGAGAGGATCTAAAAAATGGAGAAGAGATCCTTTCGGAAGGAACTAGGATCAGCTCTTCTATTTTTTCTCTTCTCGCTTCCTTAGGAAGAAGCCGGATCCAAATATCAAAACTTCCTAAAGTACGGATCATCTCCACAGGAAATGAGATCGTGGGCCTGGAGGAGACTCCGAAGCCTTGGCAGATCCGAGATTCTAATTCCTATTCGATCCGTTCCCTTCTTCAAAAATACGATATCAGTCCGATCTCGATCGTTCGAGTCGGAGACGATCTTTCTCAATTGGAAAAAGCAGTCCTCGAAGGATTAGATTCTGACATACTCATCTTGTCTGGTGGGGTATCCATGGGAAACTTGGACCTCGTCCCCAAGGTATTAGAAGGCAACGGAGTGCGAGAGATCTTTCATAAGGTCCGCATCAAACCGGGCAAACCGATCTGGTTCGGAATGAAAGGGAGACAAGCAGTCTTCGGTCTACCAGGCAATCCTTTTAGCGTACAAGTTTGCTTTAGAATCTTCGTAGAATCTTATATTCGAAAATTCCTATGTCTCCCGACAGAATCTTCCCTTCTTCTTCCCTTTTCCGGCGAGAGAAAGAAGAAGAATCAACTCACAGAGTTCTTTCCCGTTCGACTTGAGAAAAAGCAAACCACAGTATTAACGGAAAACAAGAATAACGGTAGTGGGGATATTCGAGCCGGAATTTTTTCCGACGGGCTCGCAGTTCAATTTTCCGAAAAAGAAAAAGTCCAAGAGGGGGAACTTTTAGAATTCTACCCGTGGAATTAA